One Chryseobacterium sp. StRB126 genomic region harbors:
- a CDS encoding DUF5684 domain-containing protein, with the protein MLTLLQTDPYNGVDAVSGAAAAGLGIGTMFMSLLVYLFYGYCMFKIFKKAGREDAWAAFVPIYNAIVMLDIVKKPIWWIILFLIPFVNLYAAWVVNDRLAKGFGKETPLYTILLFFLGFIFIPVLGLGSDTYESKRIPND; encoded by the coding sequence ATGTTAACTCTTTTACAAACAGACCCTTATAATGGGGTAGATGCAGTTTCTGGCGCAGCCGCTGCAGGATTAGGGATTGGAACGATGTTCATGAGCTTACTGGTATATCTGTTTTATGGGTATTGTATGTTCAAAATCTTTAAAAAGGCAGGCAGAGAAGATGCATGGGCAGCTTTCGTCCCTATCTACAATGCTATTGTTATGCTGGATATTGTTAAAAAACCAATATGGTGGATCATCTTATTCTTAATTCCATTTGTAAATCTTTATGCTGCATGGGTAGTCAACGACAGATTGGCTAAAGGTTTTGGAAAAGAAACACCACTCTATACAATTTTGCTATTTTTCTTAGGATTTATTTTTATTCCAGTGCTTGGGCTTGGAAGTGATACTTACGAGAGTAAAAGAATACCGAATGATTAA
- a CDS encoding IS1182 family transposase, with the protein MLSNSKVVFKDYNPKQNFLFPPNLSELIEANHPVRIVSEVIDGLDISNLIRNYKPGGTSVYHPKMLLKVLVYGYLCNIYSSRKLEQALKENVHFMWLSAMNRPDHNTLNRFRSERLKGELKEIFAQIVVYLEKEGLVSLQTIFTDGTKIEANANRYTFVWGKAIKKNKERIESQLEDLWNYTQEIAGEEMKDTSEVTFKSMDKEKIKSAIETIDSTLRKKKICPKVRQKINYAKKNWPDNLEKYEKQQEILRGRNSYSKTDSDASFMRMKEDHMGNGQLKAAYNLQLSTENQFILNYTLHPNPGDTKTLLPHIDNFEHLYRKTPKEIVTDAGYGSEENYIFLQKRKVKAYIKYNYFDKDQKTKTITSSPSNPKLSKLRHKAHKLLNTKRGVKLRKQRCHDVEPVFAQIKHNKGFKRFMLRGQNKVEIEIGLVAIAHNLRKLALAG; encoded by the coding sequence GTGTTAAGTAATTCAAAGGTAGTCTTTAAAGATTACAATCCCAAGCAAAATTTTCTATTTCCTCCGAATTTATCGGAGTTAATAGAAGCTAATCATCCTGTACGAATTGTTTCAGAAGTTATAGACGGTCTGGATATCAGTAATTTAATCCGTAATTATAAACCAGGGGGCACATCGGTGTATCACCCGAAAATGCTTTTGAAAGTATTGGTGTATGGCTATTTGTGTAATATTTATTCTAGCAGAAAGCTGGAACAGGCTCTCAAAGAAAATGTTCATTTTATGTGGCTCAGTGCCATGAATCGTCCTGATCATAATACTTTGAACCGTTTTAGAAGTGAAAGATTAAAAGGAGAACTCAAAGAGATCTTCGCACAAATTGTAGTGTATTTAGAGAAAGAAGGGCTGGTAAGCCTTCAGACTATTTTTACCGATGGTACCAAAATAGAAGCCAATGCCAATCGTTATACATTTGTATGGGGAAAGGCGATCAAAAAGAATAAAGAACGTATAGAGTCCCAGCTTGAAGATTTGTGGAATTACACTCAGGAAATAGCTGGGGAAGAAATGAAAGATACTTCTGAGGTAACCTTTAAGTCTATGGATAAAGAAAAAATAAAATCTGCTATAGAAACGATAGACTCTACTTTGAGAAAGAAGAAAATCTGTCCTAAAGTCCGTCAGAAGATTAATTATGCAAAAAAAAACTGGCCGGATAACCTTGAAAAATATGAGAAACAGCAGGAAATTCTCCGGGGCAGGAACAGCTATTCAAAAACAGATTCTGATGCTTCTTTCATGCGTATGAAAGAGGATCATATGGGTAACGGACAGCTTAAAGCCGCTTACAATCTTCAGCTCAGTACCGAGAATCAGTTTATCCTTAACTATACGCTGCATCCTAATCCTGGGGACACTAAAACACTGCTCCCTCATATTGATAATTTTGAACATCTTTATCGTAAAACTCCCAAGGAGATAGTGACTGATGCAGGATATGGATCAGAAGAGAATTATATTTTTCTTCAAAAGAGAAAAGTCAAAGCCTATATCAAGTATAATTACTTTGATAAAGACCAGAAAACTAAAACCATAACTTCTTCACCTTCTAATCCAAAACTTTCAAAGCTCCGGCATAAGGCTCATAAGCTTCTTAATACCAAACGTGGAGTAAAGCTTAGAAAACAAAGATGCCACGATGTAGAACCTGTTTTTGCTCAGATCAAACATAACAAAGGATTTAAAAGATTTATGCTTAGAGGACAAAATAAAGTCGAAATAGAAATCGGCCTGGTTGCTATTGCTCACAATCTAAGAAAATTAGCGCTTGCAGGGTAA
- a CDS encoding DUF3857 domain-containing protein has translation MMKILFLGALSTASMYFAQIYPASSIPENLKKNANVVIRKDLTIVQINKIDDIKYQYNTVTTVLNKDGNEKAIAYIPYDKARNISDIKVTIYDESGKKIKSYSKSDFSDFANNRQGIFYSDNRIMIFSYTPVQYPYTIDFSYQSQDKNTIFIPDFVPFYSTNTSLEDAQMKIVNTSGIDLRTKVYPSKYNYASVIEGGNGSEKTYSYKNVPAIDDISMIPEPIKILPKVSFALTKFNLAGKQGTLNNWGDFGIWYYNNLVEPVAVSTPEIKAEVAALQLQGSVEEKVKKIYQYMQTKTRYIYVGLGIGGWLPMMPDEVYKKGYGDCKGLTNYMKTLLNEAGIPSYYCVINSGLSQVSFDPDFPKMGGNHAILMVPTENGNIWLENTSQQTAFNHLGSSTTDRNVLSIKKNGIELINTPVYSADQNKEKQKLKIKIEEDNSIAGKGSFFYTGNQYDDNLRFVNLNPKEQSEALKKRFDVLNFEKVEMKNFVNNKDNAVITFDLDFKTNNYCKNAGSSLIFRAVPIFSDSVYKIDENRELPFETRQSFEDEYEISFTIPKGYKTDEIPNDTSISSEFGNYNLSFVKNEEEIKVTRKLQINKGTYPKEKYNDYVGFRKKILNMDNSKILITKI, from the coding sequence ATGATGAAAATATTATTTCTTGGAGCTTTGTCTACAGCTTCAATGTATTTCGCCCAAATCTATCCGGCATCTTCAATTCCAGAAAACTTAAAGAAAAATGCTAATGTTGTAATCAGAAAAGATCTTACAATAGTTCAGATCAATAAAATTGATGATATAAAATACCAATACAATACGGTAACAACAGTTTTAAATAAAGACGGTAATGAAAAAGCTATCGCTTATATTCCTTATGATAAAGCAAGAAATATTTCGGATATAAAAGTTACCATCTATGATGAATCCGGAAAGAAAATAAAGAGTTATTCTAAATCTGATTTTAGTGATTTTGCTAATAATAGACAGGGTATTTTTTATTCTGATAACAGGATAATGATATTTTCATATACTCCTGTTCAATATCCTTATACTATTGATTTTTCATATCAGTCTCAGGATAAGAATACCATTTTTATTCCTGATTTTGTTCCATTTTATTCTACCAATACATCTCTGGAAGATGCACAGATGAAAATTGTCAATACTTCAGGAATTGACCTTAGAACCAAAGTTTATCCATCAAAATATAACTACGCTTCAGTAATTGAAGGCGGAAATGGAAGCGAAAAAACATATTCTTATAAAAATGTTCCGGCAATAGATGATATTTCAATGATTCCGGAACCTATTAAAATATTACCTAAAGTAAGTTTTGCTCTTACTAAGTTCAATTTGGCTGGAAAACAAGGAACTTTAAATAATTGGGGGGATTTTGGCATCTGGTATTATAACAATTTAGTCGAACCTGTGGCCGTATCTACTCCTGAAATCAAGGCTGAGGTTGCAGCTTTGCAACTTCAGGGCTCTGTAGAAGAAAAAGTAAAGAAAATCTATCAGTATATGCAAACCAAAACCCGATATATATATGTAGGGCTAGGAATTGGAGGCTGGCTTCCCATGATGCCTGATGAAGTGTATAAAAAAGGATATGGAGACTGTAAAGGTCTCACCAATTATATGAAAACCTTATTAAATGAAGCTGGAATCCCTTCTTATTATTGTGTTATCAATTCGGGGCTTTCTCAGGTTTCTTTTGATCCAGACTTTCCTAAAATGGGTGGAAACCATGCTATTCTAATGGTCCCTACAGAAAATGGAAATATTTGGCTTGAAAATACTTCACAACAAACAGCATTTAATCATTTAGGATCCAGTACTACAGATAGAAATGTCCTTTCCATAAAGAAAAATGGAATAGAATTGATTAATACTCCGGTATATTCAGCAGATCAAAATAAGGAAAAACAAAAACTGAAAATAAAGATAGAGGAGGATAACAGTATTGCAGGGAAAGGAAGTTTTTTTTACACAGGAAATCAGTATGATGATAACCTTCGGTTTGTAAATCTTAATCCAAAAGAACAAAGCGAAGCATTGAAAAAAAGATTTGATGTCTTAAACTTTGAGAAAGTTGAAATGAAAAACTTTGTTAATAACAAAGACAATGCTGTCATTACCTTTGATCTAGATTTTAAAACCAATAATTATTGTAAAAATGCGGGAAGTAGTCTCATATTCAGAGCTGTCCCTATTTTTTCAGATAGTGTTTACAAAATAGATGAAAACCGTGAGCTTCCTTTTGAGACCAGACAGTCTTTTGAAGATGAATACGAGATCAGTTTTACTATTCCTAAAGGGTACAAGACCGATGAGATACCTAATGATACTAGTATTAGCTCAGAATTTGGGAATTACAATTTGAGTTTTGTTAAAAATGAAGAAGAAATAAAAGTGACAAGAAAACTTCAGATCAATAAAGGAACCTATCCAAAGGAGAAATATAATGATTATGTAGGTTTCAGAAAAAAAATACTCAACATGGATAACTCAAAAATTTTAATCACAAAAATATAA
- a CDS encoding transglutaminase-like domain-containing protein codes for MKKIILLLVCSANVMMIKAQKHEFLNPPKFSDADLSKPKSLLDENAPAEILYKSVHYKVDGATGYLNKKYFYRVKVYDKDKAEDWLNLEVPLYQSGADKETLGKFKAFTYNLEGGNVVPTKVEKSSQYKSKESKYVNVTKFAFSNVKNGSVLEYQYEVTSPFLYIIPEFLIETDTPSLYTEYVLDSPLNISYNINYTGVLAPKHRMIEERNIYGSQYKTYRFGYENIEGFKTEKFVRNDRNYRTKISAELNSTNFRELKLYSSSWNQIGKRLYENEDFGEELNKTRLVRDNMPAGILEMETDLEKANAIFSYVQKTFTWNKDKGIYTDGGIRKMLDTKTGNAAEINLFLVMLLREAGIKADPLLISTVENGMINLTSPNVSNMNFILASISLGGVYHIYDATSKQSAMDELPLRDWNQYGILLAKNKAEQIQMKNIKPSSTLLTVDAKINDDGSISGSYTDRDTGTFAMYVKDSYDENPEKYKKQYKENYSIDFTGIDSKVLDNGAFESTMKFSSSNLIDRVGKKIIINPMLFLSKTSNEFDQTESRKYPIDFGAPTTKVKKVTLEIPEGYTIEELPKNKRIVTDDKQIEYSYMIEQKGNKLEVTSTTKISSADYPKEYYPAFKQIWGVASKHENQVISLVKK; via the coding sequence ATGAAAAAAATAATATTATTGCTAGTATGTTCAGCAAATGTAATGATGATTAAAGCCCAGAAGCATGAGTTTTTAAATCCTCCTAAATTTTCTGATGCGGATCTTTCCAAACCGAAATCATTATTAGATGAAAATGCGCCGGCGGAGATTTTATATAAGTCTGTCCATTACAAGGTTGATGGAGCTACAGGATATTTGAACAAGAAGTATTTTTACAGAGTGAAGGTTTATGATAAAGATAAGGCTGAAGACTGGTTGAATCTAGAAGTTCCTCTTTATCAATCGGGTGCAGATAAGGAGACATTGGGTAAGTTCAAAGCTTTTACCTATAATCTCGAAGGTGGCAATGTAGTCCCTACAAAAGTAGAGAAAAGCTCACAGTATAAAAGTAAGGAAAGTAAATATGTAAATGTGACTAAATTTGCATTTTCCAATGTGAAGAATGGCTCAGTACTGGAGTATCAATATGAAGTTACATCCCCATTCCTGTACATAATTCCAGAGTTTTTAATAGAAACAGATACACCCTCTCTTTACACAGAGTATGTTTTAGATTCTCCACTTAATATCTCATATAATATTAACTACACTGGAGTTCTTGCACCTAAACATAGAATGATAGAGGAACGAAATATTTATGGATCTCAATACAAAACATATAGATTCGGTTATGAAAATATAGAAGGTTTCAAAACAGAAAAATTTGTGAGAAATGATAGGAATTATAGGACGAAAATAAGTGCAGAGCTTAACTCTACTAACTTTAGAGAACTTAAACTTTATTCATCTTCATGGAACCAAATTGGCAAAAGACTTTATGAAAATGAGGATTTTGGTGAAGAATTGAACAAAACAAGATTGGTTAGGGATAATATGCCTGCTGGTATTTTGGAAATGGAAACTGATCTTGAAAAGGCCAATGCCATATTTTCTTATGTCCAAAAAACATTTACTTGGAACAAAGATAAAGGTATTTATACTGATGGTGGAATCAGAAAGATGCTGGATACTAAGACAGGTAATGCTGCTGAAATTAATCTTTTTCTTGTGATGCTTCTTCGTGAAGCTGGTATTAAAGCAGATCCATTGCTTATATCTACAGTAGAGAATGGGATGATAAATTTGACATCACCTAATGTTTCTAATATGAATTTTATACTAGCATCAATAAGCTTAGGCGGGGTATATCACATTTATGATGCTACTTCCAAGCAATCTGCTATGGATGAACTTCCTTTAAGAGACTGGAATCAATATGGAATTCTATTAGCAAAAAATAAAGCTGAACAGATTCAAATGAAAAATATAAAGCCAAGTAGTACTTTACTTACTGTAGATGCAAAGATTAATGATGATGGGAGTATTTCCGGCTCTTATACAGACAGAGATACAGGAACCTTTGCCATGTATGTAAAAGATAGCTATGATGAAAATCCTGAAAAATATAAAAAGCAGTATAAAGAAAATTATTCTATAGATTTTACAGGAATTGATTCAAAAGTATTGGATAATGGAGCATTTGAAAGTACAATGAAATTTTCTTCATCCAATTTAATAGACAGAGTAGGAAAAAAAATAATCATCAATCCAATGTTATTTTTAAGCAAAACATCTAATGAATTCGATCAAACGGAGTCTAGAAAATATCCTATTGATTTTGGAGCACCCACTACAAAAGTTAAAAAGGTGACACTTGAAATCCCTGAAGGATATACCATTGAAGAATTACCTAAGAATAAAAGAATTGTGACTGACGATAAACAGATAGAATACAGTTATATGATTGAGCAAAAAGGAAATAAGCTGGAAGTAACTTCTACCACAAAGATTTCCAGCGCCGATTATCCCAAAGAATATTACCCTGCATTCAAACAAATTTGGGGAGTGGCTTCCAAACATGAAAATCAGGTGATCAGCTTGGTAAAGAAGTAA
- a CDS encoding RsiV family protein: MKNTIAVLALSSFFVFTACKKNETAETSTEKTENKKSEEFVIDSVIIKDSTKITDSLKLTYTSKLLVFPTIKDKKLLDSIYFQNDKIKDFSKTGLQTYLETEKNNYFNSVKKDSKDWASDITFAQDWYSSSHMNLVSNSNGYMHIQYTGSGYEGGAHDNYGFSERIFDLKNNKKLELKDITSTPKSKLEEMLMKNINNINSGTMDGDGNVKNSEMLLVEKIPASNNFYFDDKNLYFHYSPYEIAAFAAGDITIPISWEELKGTLNAEFKERMKIK, encoded by the coding sequence ATGAAAAATACGATTGCCGTTCTTGCACTTTCTTCATTCTTTGTGTTTACTGCCTGTAAGAAAAATGAAACAGCAGAAACATCAACAGAGAAAACGGAAAATAAAAAGTCTGAAGAATTTGTAATAGATTCAGTAATAATAAAAGATTCCACAAAAATTACGGATTCCTTAAAACTTACTTATACCTCCAAACTGTTGGTGTTTCCTACTATAAAAGATAAAAAGCTGTTAGACAGCATCTACTTCCAAAATGATAAAATAAAAGATTTTTCCAAGACTGGCCTGCAAACTTATCTGGAGACTGAAAAAAATAATTATTTCAACTCTGTAAAAAAAGACAGTAAGGATTGGGCTTCAGACATCACTTTTGCGCAGGATTGGTATTCAAGTTCACATATGAACCTAGTATCCAATAGTAACGGTTATATGCATATTCAGTATACAGGAAGTGGTTATGAAGGCGGTGCACATGATAATTATGGGTTTTCGGAAAGGATCTTTGATCTTAAGAACAATAAAAAGTTAGAATTAAAAGATATTACTTCCACCCCAAAAAGTAAACTTGAAGAGATGCTGATGAAAAACATCAATAATATCAACAGCGGAACGATGGACGGAGATGGAAATGTAAAAAACTCAGAAATGCTATTGGTAGAAAAAATTCCGGCTTCAAACAACTTCTATTTTGATGATAAAAACCTGTATTTTCACTACAGTCCATATGAAATTGCTGCATTTGCAGCAGGAGATATCACGATTCCTATTTCATGGGAAGAGCTAAAGGGTACATTAAATGCAGAATTTAAAGAAAGAATGAAAATTAAATAA
- a CDS encoding diacylglycerol/lipid kinase family protein — MEKVAFIINPFSAKKNYQPFLNELKNKVGNPLYYVSESIPGTDEFIRTHFDEVDIFVAIGGDGTISTVAKNLISTDKILAIFPAGSGNGFSNETRFSKNLDELLEKIKAKQFRKIDTFTVNDRLSINVSGTGFDGKVVKEFEKTSRGFKNYIKVSLKTFFNYRPIKVTFFDEEYKQYNGRYLMLNVANTRQFGNNAYIAPKASKSDGLVDMVLVKKFPLTYSALFAFRMFTKRLKDDEYVTYLPVSEISFKVNTKNWHLDGEFNKIESPVHVKVQPASLNILV; from the coding sequence ATGGAAAAAGTAGCTTTTATCATCAATCCTTTTTCGGCCAAAAAGAATTATCAGCCGTTTTTGAATGAGCTTAAAAATAAGGTCGGTAATCCTTTATATTATGTTTCTGAATCGATTCCGGGAACAGACGAATTTATCAGAACCCATTTTGATGAAGTAGATATTTTTGTAGCCATTGGAGGTGACGGAACAATTTCTACCGTAGCCAAAAATCTGATCTCTACAGATAAAATACTGGCTATCTTTCCGGCAGGATCAGGAAATGGATTTTCCAATGAAACCCGTTTCAGTAAGAATCTGGATGAACTTTTAGAGAAAATAAAAGCTAAACAATTCAGGAAGATTGATACTTTTACGGTAAACGACAGACTTTCCATCAACGTTTCAGGAACAGGATTTGATGGGAAAGTAGTAAAAGAATTCGAAAAAACCAGTCGTGGCTTCAAAAATTATATTAAAGTTTCACTAAAAACATTCTTTAACTATAGGCCGATTAAGGTTACCTTTTTTGATGAAGAATATAAGCAGTACAATGGCAGATACCTGATGCTTAATGTTGCCAATACCCGACAGTTTGGAAATAATGCCTATATAGCACCCAAAGCAAGCAAAAGCGATGGATTGGTAGATATGGTGTTGGTTAAAAAATTCCCTCTGACTTATTCTGCGTTGTTTGCTTTCAGAATGTTCACCAAAAGGTTAAAGGATGATGAATATGTGACTTATCTTCCTGTTTCAGAGATTTCATTTAAAGTAAATACCAAAAACTGGCACCTTGATGGCGAGTTCAATAAGATAGAATCACCGGTTCATGTGAAAGTACAGCCTGCAAGCTTGAATATTTTAGTGTAA
- a CDS encoding dicarboxylate/amino acid:cation symporter: MKAKKIYNQLYFQVIIAISAGILLGNFYPELGEKMKPLGDGFIKLVKMIIAPVIFITLTLGIAHMTDLKKVGRIAIKAMIYFFTFSTLALIIGLVVGNLLQPGHGLNIDPATLSGNVSEYQEKAHESTLTGFIMNIIPETLFSPLVGDNILQVLLVAILMGVALVLTKEKSQKVTDFLQDMSAPIFKIVHILMKLAPIGAFGAMAFTIGKYGLHSVLNLIFLVATFYITSILFVVLVLGAVAWYNGFNIFKLLFYLKEELLLVLGTSSSESALPGIMEKMEKAGCSRTIVGLVVPTGYSFNLDGTNIYMTLASLFIAQALNIHLPIEKQLMLLLVAMLSSKGAAGVTGAGFVTLAATLAVVPEIPIAGMTLILGIDKFMSECRALTNVIGNSVATVVVANWENQLDKKQLQYCLDNPHEIEKHLEG; the protein is encoded by the coding sequence TTGAAAGCAAAAAAAATATACAATCAGCTTTATTTTCAGGTTATCATCGCAATTAGCGCAGGTATTTTACTTGGAAATTTTTATCCTGAACTGGGAGAAAAAATGAAACCTTTAGGGGATGGATTTATCAAATTGGTAAAAATGATTATTGCCCCGGTCATCTTCATTACACTTACCTTGGGAATTGCTCATATGACCGACCTCAAAAAAGTAGGAAGGATTGCCATAAAAGCCATGATCTATTTCTTTACCTTCTCTACCCTAGCCCTTATCATTGGTCTCGTGGTTGGAAATCTTTTACAGCCCGGTCACGGGTTAAATATTGATCCGGCAACCCTTTCGGGAAATGTATCTGAATATCAGGAGAAAGCCCATGAATCAACCCTAACGGGATTCATTATGAATATTATTCCTGAAACGCTTTTTAGCCCTTTGGTAGGCGATAATATCCTTCAGGTTCTTCTTGTTGCTATTTTAATGGGTGTCGCATTGGTTTTAACAAAGGAAAAAAGCCAAAAAGTAACTGATTTTCTTCAGGATATGTCTGCTCCTATATTCAAAATTGTTCATATTCTGATGAAACTAGCGCCCATCGGTGCTTTTGGAGCTATGGCATTTACCATAGGAAAATATGGGCTTCATTCGGTTTTGAATCTTATCTTTTTGGTAGCTACATTCTATATCACATCTATCCTTTTTGTTGTTTTAGTCTTAGGAGCTGTGGCATGGTATAACGGATTCAACATTTTTAAGCTGTTATTTTACCTTAAAGAAGAGCTTCTTTTGGTGTTAGGAACAAGTTCATCAGAATCTGCCCTTCCGGGAATCATGGAAAAAATGGAAAAAGCAGGCTGCTCCCGAACGATTGTAGGTCTTGTGGTTCCTACAGGTTATTCTTTCAATCTTGATGGAACCAATATTTATATGACACTTGCCTCTTTGTTTATAGCCCAGGCACTCAACATCCACCTTCCCATTGAGAAACAACTGATGCTTCTTCTGGTTGCCATGTTAAGTTCAAAAGGTGCAGCAGGTGTTACCGGTGCAGGTTTTGTAACATTGGCAGCAACATTAGCGGTTGTCCCGGAAATTCCAATAGCCGGAATGACACTTATCTTAGGGATTGATAAATTTATGAGTGAATGTCGTGCCCTAACGAATGTTATCGGAAATTCAGTAGCAACTGTAGTGGTGGCAAATTGGGAAAATCAGCTGGATAAAAAACAGTTACAGTATTGTCTGGATAATCCCCACGAAATTGAAAAGCACCTAGAGGGTTGA
- the ggt gene encoding gamma-glutamyltransferase, translating to MKKILIASIILASQLSWAQFTDINIVKEVKVKNKGVVVSAHPLASEAGAKILRMGGNAYDAITATQYALAVVYPQAGNIGGGGFLVGVKKNGEKFTLDYRETAPKKASRDMYLDKNGKANTDLSQNGRLAVGIPGSVAGFFATLKYCNLPMEKIIQPAIDLAEQGFAITEQEAEMLNNNTEHFKKHNKSAIVFVKDTPWKAGDLLVQKDLAETLKLIQKLGAKGFYEGKTADLLIAEMKRGNGIITLEDLKNYKVAERKALEFEYKGNNVVSMPLPSSGGLLLAQMLRMASFENLEKYQQNSTQAVQIMTEAERRAFADRAEYMGDPDFIQDKTTYLISDEYLKGRWKSFSFDKATPSAEVGKIIEQPKESTQTTHISVLDKDGNAASVTTTLNGYYGSKVLVSGAGFFLNNEMDDFSIKPGVPNMFGAVGGEANSIQPNKRMLSSMTPTILLKNGKPYMVVGTPGGTTIPTSVYQSIVNVVDFKQNANIAVNAPKFHHQWLPETIKVENNFPESTIAELKKKNYTFEKVKQIGKTEVIVLDENGNIHAVADGRGDDSVAVE from the coding sequence ATGAAGAAAATTTTAATTGCGTCGATTATATTAGCCAGCCAGCTTAGCTGGGCTCAGTTTACAGATATCAATATTGTAAAAGAGGTAAAGGTTAAGAATAAAGGTGTAGTAGTATCTGCCCATCCATTAGCCAGTGAAGCGGGAGCAAAAATCCTGAGAATGGGCGGAAATGCTTATGATGCCATTACAGCAACTCAGTACGCATTAGCCGTAGTGTATCCACAGGCAGGAAACATTGGCGGTGGCGGATTTTTAGTAGGTGTAAAGAAGAATGGTGAAAAATTCACACTGGATTACAGGGAAACAGCTCCTAAAAAGGCCTCCAGAGATATGTATCTTGATAAAAACGGAAAAGCCAACACAGACTTATCTCAAAACGGACGTCTGGCAGTAGGTATTCCAGGAAGTGTAGCCGGATTCTTTGCTACGCTGAAATATTGTAATCTTCCAATGGAAAAGATCATTCAGCCAGCTATTGATCTTGCAGAACAAGGGTTTGCCATCACTGAACAGGAAGCTGAGATGCTTAACAATAATACTGAACATTTTAAGAAACACAATAAATCAGCAATCGTTTTTGTAAAGGATACTCCATGGAAAGCAGGCGACCTTTTAGTACAGAAAGACCTGGCAGAAACTTTAAAACTGATCCAAAAACTGGGTGCAAAAGGGTTCTACGAAGGTAAAACAGCGGATCTTCTGATCGCTGAAATGAAAAGAGGAAACGGAATCATTACTTTGGAAGACCTTAAAAACTATAAGGTTGCAGAAAGAAAAGCTCTGGAATTTGAATACAAGGGAAACAACGTCGTTTCAATGCCTTTACCTTCAAGCGGCGGGTTGCTTCTTGCTCAAATGTTGAGAATGGCTAGCTTTGAAAACCTTGAAAAGTACCAACAGAATTCAACACAAGCTGTTCAGATCATGACTGAAGCAGAAAGAAGAGCTTTTGCAGACAGAGCTGAATATATGGGAGATCCGGATTTTATTCAGGATAAAACCACTTATCTGATTTCTGACGAATACTTAAAAGGAAGATGGAAAAGTTTCAGCTTTGATAAGGCAACTCCAAGTGCAGAAGTCGGAAAAATCATAGAACAGCCTAAAGAATCAACTCAAACCACTCATATTTCTGTGCTTGATAAGGATGGAAATGCTGCATCTGTAACCACTACCCTGAATGGATATTATGGAAGTAAAGTACTCGTTTCCGGAGCAGGTTTCTTTTTAAACAATGAAATGGATGATTTCTCAATTAAGCCGGGAGTTCCGAACATGTTTGGAGCAGTAGGCGGAGAAGCAAACTCTATTCAACCCAATAAAAGAATGCTTTCTTCCATGACCCCTACCATTCTGCTTAAAAACGGCAAACCTTATATGGTAGTGGGGACTCCGGGAGGAACTACTATTCCGACTTCTGTATATCAATCTATTGTCAACGTGGTTGATTTTAAACAAAACGCAAATATTGCGGTAAATGCTCCTAAATTCCACCATCAATGGCTTCCGGAAACAATAAAAGTGGAAAACAACTTCCCGGAAAGTACTATTGCTGAACTGAAAAAGAAAAATTACACTTTTGAAAAGGTAAAACAGATCGGAAAAACAGAAGTGATTGTTCTTGATGAAAACGGAAACATCCACGCCGTTGCAGACGGGCGTGGTGATGACTCCGTAGCAGTAGAATAA